Proteins from a genomic interval of Stenotrophomonas maltophilia R551-3:
- a CDS encoding benzoate/H(+) symporter BenE family transporter produces MNMQVRRVWWRDLSMPAIVAGFITVLVGFASSAVIVFQAAQAVGADQAQIASWMWALGLGMGVTCIGLSLRYRVPVVTAWSTPGAAMLVVGAGGASLSEATGAFLLAAVLGMLAGFSGIFARLMQRVPMALAAGMLAGVLLRFGLDVFVAMNTQLVLALAMFATWLAGRRLFPRYAVIATLAVGIAVAASRGLLHAQQVQLQLAVPQWITPSLSWTAVAGIALPLFVVTMASQNIPGVAVMRASGYEAPVSPLIGWIGVVNTLLAPFGAYALNLAAITAAICMGRDAHEDPARRYTAAMAAGAFYIVIGLFGATVAALFAAFPKELVACVAGIALFGTIGNSLASALAVERDREAALVTFLVTASGVSLAGIGSAFWGLVAGALCLLVLRPRQAG; encoded by the coding sequence ATGAACATGCAGGTGCGGCGGGTGTGGTGGCGCGATCTTTCGATGCCGGCGATCGTCGCTGGCTTCATTACTGTATTGGTCGGCTTCGCCAGTTCGGCCGTGATCGTGTTCCAGGCTGCACAAGCCGTCGGTGCCGACCAGGCGCAGATCGCCTCATGGATGTGGGCGCTGGGGCTGGGCATGGGCGTGACCTGCATCGGCCTGTCGCTGCGCTATCGCGTGCCGGTGGTGACCGCATGGTCGACCCCGGGCGCGGCGATGCTGGTGGTCGGTGCCGGTGGCGCCTCACTGTCTGAAGCGACCGGCGCCTTCCTGCTTGCCGCGGTGCTGGGCATGCTGGCCGGCTTCTCCGGTATCTTCGCCCGCCTGATGCAACGGGTGCCGATGGCACTGGCCGCCGGCATGCTGGCCGGCGTGCTGCTGCGCTTTGGCCTGGATGTGTTTGTGGCGATGAACACCCAACTGGTGCTGGCGCTGGCGATGTTCGCCACCTGGCTGGCCGGGCGCCGCCTGTTCCCACGCTATGCAGTGATCGCCACTCTGGCGGTCGGTATCGCGGTCGCGGCCAGCCGCGGTCTGCTGCACGCACAACAGGTACAACTGCAACTGGCAGTACCTCAGTGGATCACGCCGTCACTATCGTGGACGGCCGTGGCAGGCATCGCCCTGCCCCTGTTCGTGGTCACCATGGCCTCGCAGAACATTCCCGGCGTCGCGGTGATGCGCGCATCCGGCTACGAAGCACCGGTGTCGCCACTGATCGGCTGGATCGGTGTGGTCAACACGCTGCTGGCTCCCTTCGGCGCCTATGCGCTCAACCTCGCCGCAATCACCGCCGCGATCTGCATGGGCCGCGATGCCCATGAAGATCCGGCGCGACGCTATACCGCGGCCATGGCGGCGGGCGCCTTCTACATCGTGATCGGACTGTTCGGTGCCACCGTGGCGGCACTGTTCGCCGCGTTCCCGAAGGAACTGGTGGCCTGCGTGGCCGGTATCGCGCTGTTCGGCACCATCGGCAACAGCCTGGCCAGCGCGCTGGCGGTGGAACGTGACCGCGAGGCGGCACTGGTTACCTTCCTGGTCACCGCCTCCGGGGTCAGCCTGGCCGGCATCGGCTCGGCGTTCTGGGGGCTGGTGGCCGGAGCCCTGTGCCTGCTGGTACTGCGGCCACGCCAGGCCGGCTGA
- a CDS encoding DUF2628 domain-containing protein — MQEAQWWYANGRQSSGPVDLAGLRKLQQDGTVTARTLLWCEGMPSWRPLAELDQVSTPIDVVPAPDIDAAPVVEGIAPSVGDPSDPYRAPATAPDTAAAAGLEGELALYASVVGGNFPIYRQRWRLDQGIATGTGTWHWPAFLLGLVWMMYRKMYRLAAMWAGLLLLISVVETLLDVPDGLSLVITFALSITTGIFGNSWYLAHCQRLIAQARAVAGGDDTRLRSELTARGGTSVVATLIAIVIAVVLSTVGAALAG, encoded by the coding sequence ATGCAGGAAGCACAGTGGTGGTATGCCAATGGCAGGCAGAGCAGTGGGCCGGTCGACCTGGCCGGCCTTCGCAAGCTGCAGCAGGACGGGACGGTAACGGCACGCACGCTGCTGTGGTGCGAAGGGATGCCGTCGTGGCGTCCATTGGCCGAGCTGGATCAGGTTTCAACGCCCATCGACGTGGTTCCGGCCCCGGATATCGACGCGGCCCCTGTCGTTGAGGGCATCGCGCCGAGCGTCGGCGATCCCTCCGATCCGTATCGTGCGCCGGCCACTGCACCGGATACGGCAGCGGCGGCTGGGCTGGAGGGCGAATTGGCGCTGTACGCCAGCGTGGTGGGAGGCAACTTCCCGATCTATCGCCAGCGCTGGCGGCTGGATCAAGGCATCGCCACGGGCACTGGCACCTGGCACTGGCCTGCCTTCCTGCTCGGCCTGGTGTGGATGATGTACCGCAAGATGTACCGCCTGGCGGCGATGTGGGCTGGCCTGCTGCTGCTGATCAGCGTGGTGGAGACCTTGCTGGATGTGCCGGATGGCCTGTCGCTGGTCATCACCTTCGCGCTCAGCATCACCACCGGCATCTTTGGCAACAGCTGGTACCTGGCACACTGCCAGCGCCTGATCGCCCAGGCCCGTGCCGTGGCCGGCGGTGATGACACACGGCTGCGCAGCGAGCTGACTGCACGCGGCGGCACCAGCGTGGTCGCCACACTGATCGCCATCGTCATCGCGGTGGTGCTGAGTACGGTCGGCGCTGCGTTGGCGGGGTAG
- a CDS encoding D-hexose-6-phosphate mutarotase, giving the protein MQSNLDISTGLYHGLEAWQVRTANATAVISVFGGQLLSFIPEGQHDLLWLSPTRAELPTPIRGGVPVCWPWFGRQGQDADVPAHGLVRTARWELLQALQGDDGEVTLQLAPPPCVDLGLRLQMQVRIGHQLHQQLTSENIGASPVTFTQALHSYFRVGDAGRVEVDGLDGLQYLDKYEDYAQARLQQGPWSLRDPRDPGRCDRIYTGAGGHYVLRDPVLQRRIEIRSEGSQTLVAWNPGADAAAKMADVGDGWHDYVCLEVANAGPEQITLAPGERHRLAQTLASAPL; this is encoded by the coding sequence ATGCAGTCGAATCTGGACATCAGCACCGGCCTGTATCACGGGCTGGAGGCCTGGCAGGTGCGAACCGCCAATGCCACGGCGGTCATCAGCGTGTTCGGTGGACAGCTGCTGTCGTTCATTCCGGAAGGGCAGCACGACCTGTTGTGGCTGTCGCCCACGCGCGCCGAACTGCCCACGCCGATCCGTGGCGGTGTGCCGGTGTGCTGGCCGTGGTTCGGCCGCCAGGGCCAGGACGCTGATGTTCCCGCACACGGGTTGGTGCGTACCGCGCGCTGGGAGCTGCTGCAGGCCCTCCAGGGCGATGACGGTGAGGTGACGCTGCAACTGGCGCCACCTCCGTGCGTCGACCTCGGCCTGCGCCTGCAGATGCAGGTGCGCATCGGCCACCAGCTGCATCAGCAGTTGACCAGCGAAAACATCGGGGCTTCGCCGGTGACCTTCACCCAGGCCCTGCACAGCTATTTCCGCGTTGGCGATGCCGGTCGCGTCGAGGTGGATGGCCTCGATGGACTGCAGTATCTCGACAAGTACGAGGATTACGCGCAGGCGCGCCTGCAGCAGGGACCGTGGTCATTGCGTGATCCGCGTGATCCCGGCCGCTGCGATCGCATCTATACCGGTGCCGGCGGCCATTACGTGCTGCGTGATCCCGTACTGCAGCGGCGGATCGAGATCCGCAGCGAAGGCAGCCAGACCCTGGTGGCATGGAACCCGGGTGCGGACGCGGCGGCGAAGATGGCGGACGTTGGCGACGGCTGGCACGATTATGTCTGCCTGGAGGTGGCCAATGCCGGCCCCGAGCAGATCACCCTCGCACCGGGGGAGCGCCACCGGTTGGCACAGACCCTGGCCAGTGCCCCGCTATAG
- a CDS encoding lytic murein transglycosylase: MPILITLGLAAALASTPAQLAAPDAGLDPAFSRCLAGLQATAASQGISAERFNEITAGLTPDPSVLGLLDAQPEFTTPIWDYLAALVDRQRVDDGRAMLQQHRDLLDRVSAQYGVDPTTIVAVWGVESDYGRVFGKRPLLQSLATLSCAGRRQAFFRGELLALLKLIDRGDLQAQGLTGSWAGAFGHTQFMPSTYARIAVDGDGDGRRDLVGSIPDALASTANYLKRAGWRSGEPWGMEVRIPAGFNAGLAGRTQRRALADWRAQGVTALDGSALAPANLPADARAALLLPAGIKGPALLVFRNYDAIYSYNAAESYALAIATLADQLRGGSGLATAWPTDDPGIGRGERRQLQALLLARGHDIGSADGMIGTATRRAIQSEQQRLGWANADGRAGQRILRALQEEAAAIAPAGQKALPTAR; the protein is encoded by the coding sequence ATGCCCATTCTGATCACGCTCGGCCTGGCCGCCGCCCTCGCCTCGACGCCGGCACAGCTGGCGGCGCCCGATGCCGGCCTCGATCCGGCCTTCAGCCGTTGCCTGGCGGGCCTGCAGGCAACGGCCGCCAGCCAGGGCATCAGTGCCGAGCGCTTCAACGAAATCACCGCCGGCCTCACCCCGGACCCCAGCGTGCTTGGCCTGCTCGACGCGCAGCCGGAATTCACCACGCCGATCTGGGATTACCTGGCCGCGCTGGTCGATCGTCAGCGGGTCGATGATGGTCGCGCGATGCTGCAGCAGCATCGTGACCTGCTCGATCGCGTGTCCGCACAGTACGGCGTCGATCCGACCACCATCGTCGCGGTCTGGGGCGTGGAGAGCGACTATGGCCGCGTGTTCGGCAAGCGCCCGCTGCTGCAGTCCCTGGCCACGCTGTCCTGTGCGGGCCGTCGCCAGGCCTTCTTCCGTGGCGAACTGCTGGCCCTGCTCAAGCTGATCGACCGGGGTGACCTGCAGGCGCAGGGGCTGACTGGTTCCTGGGCGGGCGCGTTCGGCCATACCCAGTTCATGCCCAGCACCTATGCACGCATTGCCGTGGACGGTGATGGCGATGGCCGCCGCGATCTGGTCGGCAGCATTCCCGATGCACTGGCGTCCACCGCCAACTACCTCAAGCGTGCCGGCTGGCGCAGTGGCGAGCCATGGGGCATGGAGGTCCGTATCCCGGCCGGCTTCAATGCCGGCCTGGCCGGCCGTACCCAACGCCGCGCGCTGGCCGACTGGCGCGCGCAGGGCGTGACTGCGCTGGATGGCAGCGCGCTGGCACCGGCCAACCTCCCGGCCGACGCGCGTGCCGCGCTGCTGCTGCCGGCAGGGATCAAGGGTCCGGCGCTGCTGGTGTTCCGCAACTATGACGCGATCTACAGCTACAACGCCGCTGAAAGCTATGCGCTGGCGATCGCCACCCTGGCCGACCAGCTGCGCGGCGGCTCCGGGCTGGCCACCGCCTGGCCGACCGACGACCCCGGCATCGGTCGTGGTGAGCGCCGCCAACTGCAGGCCCTGCTGCTGGCCCGTGGCCACGATATCGGCAGTGCCGACGGCATGATCGGTACCGCCACCCGTCGCGCGATCCAGTCCGAGCAGCAGCGCCTCGGCTGGGCCAATGCCGATGGGCGTGCCGGCCAACGCATCCTGCGCGCGCTGCAGGAAGAGGCGGCCGCCATCGCACCCGCTGGGCAGAAGGCCTTGCCGACGGCACGCTGA
- the egtD gene encoding L-histidine N(alpha)-methyltransferase has protein sequence MSTVHDALQALTDLTPGRQQILSDVVAGLSRTPRQLPSKYFYDARGSRLFEQITQTPEYYPTRTELALLKRVLPDIARSVGPRLHVVELGSGSGRKTALLLAALHDPVAYTPIEISRAALLSSIDHLAPALPEVEMLPVCADFTRPVAVPMPEREPARRLLFFPGSTLGNFEGEDAAALLRAMRQTMGRDGLALVGIDLHKDPALIEAAYNDAQGVTAAFTLNLLARLNREIGSDFDLDGFRHRACYSTARLRIETDLVSRWAQDVHLDGRTFHFAADEPIRVEYSHKYTDDSFEQLLQQAGLQVVQRWDADAPAYGLRLLRAL, from the coding sequence ATGAGCACCGTGCATGACGCGCTGCAGGCATTGACCGATCTCACTCCCGGCCGCCAGCAGATCCTCTCCGACGTGGTGGCCGGGCTCTCACGTACGCCGCGGCAGCTGCCGTCCAAGTACTTCTACGACGCACGTGGCTCGCGCCTGTTCGAGCAGATCACCCAGACCCCCGAGTACTACCCCACGCGCACCGAGCTCGCGCTGCTGAAGCGGGTGCTGCCGGACATCGCCCGCAGCGTCGGCCCGCGCCTGCACGTGGTGGAACTGGGCAGCGGCAGCGGCCGCAAGACCGCGCTGCTGCTGGCCGCCCTGCACGACCCGGTGGCCTACACGCCGATTGAAATCTCGCGGGCCGCACTGCTATCCAGCATCGACCATCTGGCCCCGGCGCTGCCGGAGGTGGAGATGCTGCCGGTCTGTGCTGACTTCACCCGCCCTGTCGCCGTGCCCATGCCAGAGCGCGAGCCCGCGCGTCGCCTGTTGTTCTTCCCCGGTTCCACGCTGGGCAACTTTGAAGGCGAAGACGCGGCCGCACTGCTGCGCGCGATGCGCCAGACCATGGGCCGTGACGGGCTGGCCCTGGTCGGCATCGACCTGCACAAGGACCCGGCGCTGATCGAAGCGGCCTACAACGATGCGCAGGGTGTCACCGCCGCATTCACTCTCAACCTGCTGGCCCGGCTCAACCGCGAGATCGGCAGCGACTTCGACCTCGACGGCTTCCGCCACCGCGCCTGCTACAGCACCGCGCGGCTGCGCATCGAGACCGATCTGGTCAGCCGCTGGGCGCAGGATGTGCATCTGGACGGCCGCACCTTCCACTTTGCCGCCGACGAACCGATCCGCGTCGAGTACAGCCACAAGTACACCGATGACAGCTTCGAACAGCTGCTGCAGCAGGCCGGGCTGCAGGTGGTGCAGCGCTGGGATGCCGACGCCCCGGCCTATGGCCTGCGCCTGCTGCGCGCCCTGTAG
- the egtB gene encoding ergothioneine biosynthesis protein EgtB: protein MDSVPAAVAAPQHDLARQFAHVRTRSLQLAAPLSAEDAMLQSMADASPSKWHLAHTTWFFERFVLAGFGTAPAHDPAWDYLFNSYYKSIGPAHARPQRGLLSRPSLQQVRDYRKQVDAQVQSRLAAGDLDEQALQHLQLGLQHEQQHQELLLTDIKHAFWCNPLQPPYREDLQPVAGNASAQGWIESPERIVTVGAAAWPQQAAFAYDNESPAHRVVLPAHALAERPVSNAEYHAFIEAGGYREPRWWLSEGWALREAEGWQHPLYWDDDLQREYTLGGWRALDPHAPVCHLSYYEADACARWAGARLPSEFEWEAAATSQPVSGHFAEDDHLHPLAGQGSGLRQLFGDVWEWTQSAYGAYPGFRPFAGNLGEYNGKFMCGQWVLRGGSCATPRGHVRASYRNFFMPPARWQFSGLRLARDLT, encoded by the coding sequence ATGGACAGCGTACCCGCCGCCGTCGCTGCCCCGCAGCACGATCTCGCCCGCCAGTTCGCCCATGTACGGACGCGCAGCCTGCAGCTGGCCGCGCCGCTCAGTGCCGAGGACGCCATGCTGCAGAGCATGGCTGACGCCAGCCCGAGCAAATGGCACCTGGCCCACACCACCTGGTTCTTCGAACGCTTCGTGCTGGCGGGTTTCGGCACCGCGCCAGCGCATGACCCGGCCTGGGACTACCTGTTCAACAGCTACTACAAGAGCATCGGCCCGGCGCATGCGCGGCCACAGCGCGGGTTGCTGTCGCGGCCCTCGCTGCAGCAGGTGCGCGACTACCGCAAGCAGGTCGATGCGCAGGTGCAATCGCGGTTGGCGGCGGGCGATCTCGATGAACAGGCACTGCAGCATCTGCAGCTGGGCCTGCAGCACGAGCAGCAGCACCAGGAACTGCTGCTCACCGACATCAAGCATGCGTTCTGGTGCAATCCGCTGCAGCCGCCATATCGCGAAGACCTGCAACCCGTCGCAGGCAACGCCAGCGCTCAGGGCTGGATCGAATCACCCGAGCGCATCGTCACCGTCGGCGCCGCGGCATGGCCGCAGCAGGCCGCGTTCGCCTATGACAACGAATCGCCAGCGCACCGCGTGGTGCTCCCCGCGCACGCACTGGCCGAGCGTCCCGTCAGCAATGCCGAGTACCACGCCTTCATCGAGGCCGGTGGTTACCGGGAGCCGCGCTGGTGGCTCAGCGAAGGCTGGGCGCTGCGCGAAGCCGAGGGCTGGCAGCACCCGCTGTACTGGGATGACGACCTGCAGCGCGAGTACACCCTCGGCGGTTGGCGTGCGCTGGATCCGCACGCGCCGGTCTGCCATCTCAGCTACTACGAGGCTGACGCCTGCGCCCGCTGGGCCGGTGCACGCCTGCCCAGCGAGTTCGAATGGGAAGCGGCTGCGACGTCGCAACCGGTCAGCGGCCACTTCGCCGAGGATGACCACCTGCACCCGTTGGCGGGGCAGGGCAGTGGACTGCGCCAGCTGTTCGGCGATGTCTGGGAATGGACCCAATCGGCCTACGGCGCTTATCCCGGTTTCCGCCCGTTCGCCGGCAACCTGGGTGAGTACAACGGCAAGTTCATGTGCGGGCAGTGGGTGCTGCGCGGCGGCAGCTGCGCCACGCCGCGCGGACATGTGCGCGCCAGCTACCGAAACTTCTTCATGCCGCCGGCGCGCTGGCAGTTCTCCGGGCTGCGCCTGGCCAGGGACCTCACATGA
- a CDS encoding GGDEF domain-containing protein: MPLHPLRQPAHYLFVLPAMLVAVVLCTALDTADVASPAQRILPWLLACLGAGLALLYHQIRSLCLLLVVAVMFALLHQDVGGYLRSGHVGALTPLRFHAISAWLPLLFTGLSLWPERGRRRQDLLLRGVVCSVALLIFLLLATQQPRGMHDLLSNRHWAWIPADWNALAQLPALLFLLATAALGWQAWRHPRPLHTAMLLALLCLWWMLPRVFLQPVLLPALSCAALLLVLGAMLQESFHMAFRDELTGLPGRRAFNETLQRARGTYSIAMVDVDHFKSFNDTHGHDTGDDVLRLVASRLAKVGDGGRAFRYGGEEFAVVFLDRPAAACVDAVEALRQSIEDTRMQLRDRSTRSRDDEAGRQQRGRGGSGQVVQVTVSIGLADSRVDQRPTAVVKAADQALYAAKDGGRNQVHAQAGQRVLAMRGG, translated from the coding sequence TTGCCCCTGCATCCGCTCCGCCAGCCTGCGCATTACCTGTTCGTGCTGCCCGCCATGCTGGTTGCCGTGGTGCTGTGCACCGCATTGGATACCGCAGACGTGGCCAGCCCGGCGCAGCGCATCCTGCCCTGGCTGCTGGCCTGCCTCGGCGCGGGGCTGGCCCTGCTCTACCACCAGATACGTTCGCTCTGCCTGCTGCTGGTGGTGGCGGTCATGTTCGCGCTGCTGCACCAGGATGTCGGCGGCTACCTGCGCAGCGGCCATGTCGGCGCGCTGACACCGCTGCGCTTCCATGCCATCTCGGCGTGGCTGCCATTGCTGTTCACCGGCCTGTCGTTGTGGCCGGAGCGCGGGCGCCGACGCCAGGACCTGCTGCTGCGCGGCGTGGTATGCAGCGTGGCGCTGCTGATCTTCCTGCTGCTGGCCACGCAGCAGCCGCGCGGCATGCACGATCTGCTGTCGAACCGTCACTGGGCGTGGATCCCGGCCGACTGGAACGCGCTGGCGCAGCTACCGGCGCTGCTGTTCCTGCTGGCGACCGCCGCGCTGGGCTGGCAGGCCTGGCGGCACCCGCGCCCGTTGCACACGGCAATGCTGCTGGCGCTGCTGTGCCTGTGGTGGATGCTGCCACGGGTGTTCCTGCAGCCGGTGCTGCTGCCGGCGCTGAGCTGCGCCGCCCTGCTGCTGGTGCTGGGTGCGATGCTGCAGGAGTCCTTCCACATGGCCTTCCGCGATGAGCTGACCGGCCTGCCGGGGCGCCGCGCGTTCAACGAGACCCTGCAGCGGGCACGCGGCACCTACAGCATCGCGATGGTGGACGTGGACCACTTCAAGTCATTCAACGATACCCATGGCCACGACACCGGCGATGACGTGCTGCGACTGGTGGCCTCGCGGCTTGCGAAGGTCGGCGACGGTGGTCGGGCATTCCGCTATGGCGGCGAGGAATTCGCGGTGGTGTTCCTGGACCGTCCGGCGGCGGCCTGCGTCGATGCGGTCGAAGCCCTGCGGCAGAGTATCGAGGACACCCGCATGCAGCTGCGCGACCGCAGCACCCGCAGCCGCGACGACGAGGCCGGTCGACAGCAACGCGGACGCGGTGGCAGCGGCCAGGTCGTGCAGGTGACGGTGAGCATCGGCCTGGCCGACAGTCGTGTGGACCAGCGGCCGACGGCGGTGGTCAAGGCCGCCGACCAGGCGCTGTACGCGGCCAAGGACGGGGGCCGCAACCAGGTGCATGCGCAGGCCGGCCAGCGCGTGCTGGCCATGCGTGGCGGCTGA
- a CDS encoding YchJ family protein — translation MSRKPADPCPCGLPADYAACCGRFHAGDAAPDAERLMRSRYSAYVRGLADYLRQTWHPDTRPAELTLDDAPGQRTHWLGLTVHEHTITGADSADVRFTARYRIGGGSAVKMTEHSRFQRIEGRWYYLDAV, via the coding sequence ATGAGCCGAAAACCCGCCGATCCCTGTCCCTGCGGCCTGCCCGCCGACTACGCCGCCTGCTGCGGCCGTTTCCATGCTGGCGACGCGGCGCCTGATGCCGAGCGCCTGATGCGTTCGCGTTACAGCGCCTACGTGCGCGGTTTGGCCGACTACCTGCGCCAGACCTGGCACCCGGACACGCGTCCGGCCGAGCTGACGCTGGACGATGCGCCGGGCCAGCGCACGCATTGGCTGGGCCTGACCGTGCACGAGCACACCATTACCGGTGCCGACAGCGCCGACGTCCGCTTCACCGCGCGCTACCGCATCGGCGGCGGCAGCGCGGTGAAGATGACCGAACACAGCCGCTTCCAGCGCATCGAAGGCCGCTGGTACTACCTCGACGCGGTCTGA
- a CDS encoding sulfite exporter TauE/SafE family protein — translation MLELVPPELWWLVVIAFIAGLVDAAVGGGGLVQLPGLFTVLPQQTPAMLFGTNKFSSMFGTGAAAWRYARNVRFPWKPVLFAAGTAFIFSFAGATAVSLLPKDAVRPLVLVLLIAMLAYTLWKKDFGALHRPQEIGRRELAIALAIGAAIGFYDGFFGPGTGSFLIFLFVRFFGLDFLRASAASKVVNLATNVAAISFFVPTGNILWLFALPMAAANIIGSVVGTRLALKGGTPFIRKLFVGLVVVLIARMAWDTLRGA, via the coding sequence GTGCTGGAACTGGTTCCCCCTGAGTTGTGGTGGCTGGTGGTGATCGCCTTCATCGCCGGCCTTGTGGATGCCGCCGTCGGTGGCGGTGGCCTGGTGCAGCTGCCCGGCCTGTTCACGGTGCTGCCGCAGCAGACGCCGGCGATGCTGTTCGGTACCAACAAGTTCAGCTCGATGTTCGGCACGGGTGCAGCGGCCTGGCGCTATGCACGCAATGTGCGCTTCCCGTGGAAGCCGGTGCTGTTCGCGGCTGGCACGGCCTTCATCTTCTCCTTCGCCGGGGCCACCGCGGTGAGCCTGCTGCCCAAGGATGCGGTGCGCCCGCTGGTACTGGTGCTGCTGATCGCGATGCTGGCTTACACGCTATGGAAGAAGGATTTCGGTGCACTGCACCGGCCGCAGGAGATCGGCCGCCGCGAGCTGGCCATCGCACTGGCCATTGGTGCGGCGATCGGCTTCTACGATGGCTTCTTCGGGCCAGGTACGGGCAGCTTCCTGATCTTCCTGTTCGTGCGCTTCTTCGGCCTGGATTTCCTGCGCGCATCGGCCGCGTCAAAGGTGGTGAACCTGGCGACCAATGTGGCGGCGATCTCGTTCTTCGTGCCGACCGGCAACATCCTGTGGCTGTTCGCGCTGCCGATGGCGGCGGCCAACATCATTGGATCGGTGGTGGGCACGCGGTTGGCGCTGAAGGGCGGTACGCCGTTCATCCGCAAGCTGTTCGTGGGGCTGGTGGTGGTGCTGATCGCGCGGATGGCGTGGGATACGTTGCGCGGAGCGTGA